One Edaphobacter flagellatus genomic region harbors:
- a CDS encoding ATP-binding protein, giving the protein MNSRRTLAATKWFLALGALAGIVLVCKRWLHVNPTTVALTLLLLVLLLAANWGLRYAVVISFAAAACYNFFFLPPLNTFTIADTQNWIALFAFLSTAITASRLAQKARDEADDARTRQRELEILFQLSREILQSESLPALLTSLPSAVVGVTGAPFGMLYLLEGDRLYQAGNDSISEIEIPHFRQLATSLQNTQVENDEIQVPLRSGVRPKGLLLLRGATLSAKTADALGGVISIAIDRALALESVARNDAAKESERLRTLMIDSITHALRTPLTSIKGAATTLLQSEVSPTDQRELLSIINEESDRLNLLVSEAVQMAQLDAQQVQMHFDTVSVRHLVNAARDACSWIEDQHPLQAQIDDELAIHADATLLEKVICNLLENAAKYSNAGTPIIVRAERHMDMVAISVADRGIGIDSTEQALIFERFYRGRFQEHSAQGTGMGLAISRAIVEAHGGTISVVSQPAQGSVFTIYLPAANSTNFKLHPAMNSQNI; this is encoded by the coding sequence ATGAACTCTCGGCGCACACTTGCTGCCACCAAATGGTTTCTTGCACTCGGCGCTCTCGCCGGAATTGTACTCGTATGTAAGCGCTGGCTCCATGTTAACCCAACGACAGTAGCACTTACTCTACTACTGCTTGTTCTGCTTCTGGCAGCAAACTGGGGATTACGCTATGCCGTAGTTATCTCTTTTGCTGCTGCTGCCTGCTATAACTTCTTCTTTCTTCCTCCGCTCAATACGTTTACGATTGCGGACACTCAGAACTGGATCGCACTTTTTGCATTCTTATCTACAGCCATAACGGCCAGCCGTCTGGCCCAGAAGGCGCGGGACGAAGCCGATGATGCCCGCACCCGACAAAGAGAGCTTGAGATTTTATTTCAGCTAAGCCGGGAGATCTTGCAATCTGAAAGCCTTCCGGCCCTGCTAACCTCATTGCCCTCGGCAGTGGTAGGAGTAACAGGAGCCCCCTTTGGCATGCTTTACCTGCTAGAAGGTGACCGCTTATATCAGGCAGGCAACGACTCTATCTCAGAAATTGAAATTCCACATTTTCGACAACTTGCCACTTCTCTACAAAACACACAGGTTGAAAACGATGAGATACAGGTTCCGCTACGTTCTGGCGTACGCCCTAAAGGGCTGCTGCTGCTGCGAGGAGCAACTCTCTCTGCAAAGACAGCCGATGCTCTGGGTGGAGTGATATCCATTGCAATCGATCGCGCACTGGCACTGGAGAGTGTTGCGAGAAACGATGCCGCAAAGGAAAGTGAGCGGCTGCGCACACTGATGATCGACTCCATCACACATGCCCTGCGGACGCCTCTAACTTCAATTAAAGGGGCCGCGACTACTCTCTTACAAAGCGAGGTCAGTCCCACCGATCAACGAGAGTTGCTAAGCATTATTAATGAGGAAAGCGATCGACTTAACCTGCTTGTCTCCGAAGCAGTGCAGATGGCACAACTGGATGCCCAGCAAGTTCAGATGCACTTTGACACGGTAAGCGTACGCCATCTGGTGAATGCTGCACGCGATGCCTGCTCCTGGATAGAAGATCAACATCCGTTGCAGGCTCAAATTGATGATGAGCTGGCCATTCATGCGGACGCCACGTTGCTGGAAAAGGTGATCTGCAACCTTCTCGAGAATGCGGCCAAATATTCCAATGCAGGTACTCCGATCATCGTTCGCGCAGAACGGCATATGGATATGGTAGCCATCAGCGTTGCAGATCGAGGAATAGGTATCGATTCTACCGAGCAAGCTTTGATCTTTGAACGCTTTTACCGTGGCCGTTTTCAAGAGCACTCTGCACAAGGAACCGGCATGGGGCTTGCTATCAGCCGGGCTATTGTAGAAGCCCATGGCGGAACAATTTCCGTGGTGAGTCAGCCTGCACAAGGATCTGTTTTTACTATTTATTTGCCGGCAGCAAACTCGACAAACTTTAAACTCCACCCGGCAATGAACTCACAAAATATATAG
- a CDS encoding response regulator transcription factor, which yields MKRILVVDDEPQIKRMLRTSLQSSGYEVILAANGLEGLAEVEKHQPDLIITDLAMPEMNGLELTQAVRRITSTPIIVLSVRDTDVMKVSALDQGADDYLTKPFSMPELLARVRAQLRRVPDAEVMASRLAVGDFTIDTDAHEVTVRGEVVHLTPKEFDLLLHFARSPEKVLTHKVLLKAIWGPAGENQPEYLRVLVAGLRKKIERGEGLRYIQSEPWVGYRFHPTLD from the coding sequence TTGAAACGTATCCTGGTTGTAGATGATGAGCCCCAGATCAAAAGAATGTTGCGTACATCCCTGCAAAGTAGCGGGTACGAGGTCATTCTTGCCGCGAATGGTTTGGAGGGCCTCGCAGAAGTTGAAAAGCATCAGCCAGATTTGATTATCACCGATTTGGCCATGCCAGAAATGAATGGTTTGGAGTTGACGCAAGCAGTTCGGCGAATCACGTCCACACCCATTATTGTCTTGAGTGTCAGGGATACAGATGTGATGAAGGTATCCGCTCTCGATCAAGGAGCCGATGACTATCTCACGAAGCCCTTCAGCATGCCGGAGCTATTGGCCCGTGTCCGAGCGCAGCTTAGGCGCGTTCCTGATGCGGAGGTCATGGCATCACGTCTTGCGGTGGGAGATTTTACGATCGACACGGACGCTCATGAAGTGACGGTGCGTGGTGAAGTGGTTCATCTTACGCCAAAGGAGTTTGACCTCCTGCTCCATTTCGCTCGATCCCCCGAAAAGGTTTTAACGCATAAAGTCTTGCTAAAAGCGATATGGGGGCCTGCGGGAGAAAATCAGCCTGAATATCTCAGGGTCTTAGTCGCAGGATTGCGCAAAAAAATAGAGCGTGGTGAAGGGCTTCGGTATATTCAAAGCGAGCCTTGGGTTGGTTATCGGTTTCATCCAACGCTGGATTGA
- the kdpF gene encoding K(+)-transporting ATPase subunit F, producing the protein MINVLLFAVSIALLVYLVYALLRPEKF; encoded by the coding sequence ATGATTAATGTTTTGCTTTTCGCCGTTTCCATAGCTCTGCTTGTCTATCTTGTCTATGCCCTCCTGCGTCCGGAGAAATTTTGA
- a CDS encoding histidine kinase: protein MSDPVKSPEDWLSVSETEKQRGRFKIFLGYAPGVGKTFSMLSEGIRRRSRGEDVVIGIVETHGRAGTSELAAKLEQIPRKEVEYKGTVFYEMDVDGILARMPQVALIDELAHTNIEGSRFAKRYEDVFLLLENKIDVLSTVNIQHVESLSTRVRALTGVSVREQVPDWVLDRADEIVISDLTPEALITRMRRGDIYPMERVERSLSNFFRRGNLIALREMALQRVTRAVDRNLDDYVRRKKLGSHWMVSEKIAVCISSGTQSRDLIARGARMAEALDAELYVLHVASERDEEPDRKRLLEASFQFARNLGASVIELTGNDTPRTTAAFIRENRITQALVGRSATHGLRSYFYYLAIQKFMSEAPHVDLHIVTQESH, encoded by the coding sequence TTGAGTGATCCCGTAAAGTCGCCAGAAGATTGGCTCTCCGTCTCGGAGACAGAAAAGCAGAGAGGGCGCTTTAAGATCTTTTTGGGCTATGCCCCAGGAGTAGGCAAGACATTCAGCATGCTGAGTGAGGGTATCCGACGCCGGAGCCGTGGCGAGGATGTCGTCATTGGTATTGTGGAAACGCATGGACGTGCGGGAACATCAGAGCTGGCTGCCAAACTTGAGCAGATCCCACGCAAAGAGGTCGAATACAAGGGCACTGTCTTTTATGAGATGGATGTCGACGGTATCCTTGCGCGAATGCCGCAAGTCGCTTTAATAGACGAATTGGCACATACGAACATTGAGGGTAGTCGATTCGCGAAACGCTACGAAGACGTTTTTCTTCTGCTCGAAAACAAGATCGACGTGCTGAGCACGGTCAATATTCAGCATGTTGAAAGTCTTTCTACACGCGTAAGAGCGCTCACCGGAGTGAGCGTGCGGGAGCAGGTGCCGGATTGGGTTTTGGACCGGGCTGATGAAATCGTGATTAGCGATTTGACTCCCGAAGCTCTCATCACGCGTATGCGACGTGGTGATATCTACCCCATGGAGCGTGTGGAGCGCTCGCTATCGAACTTTTTCCGCCGTGGGAATCTCATTGCACTGCGTGAGATGGCGCTTCAACGTGTCACTCGTGCAGTCGATCGGAATCTAGACGATTATGTAAGGCGTAAGAAGCTGGGATCACATTGGATGGTCTCTGAAAAGATTGCCGTGTGCATCAGCTCGGGCACGCAGTCCCGGGATCTTATCGCTCGAGGAGCGCGTATGGCTGAGGCGCTGGACGCGGAATTGTATGTGCTTCATGTGGCGAGCGAACGGGATGAAGAGCCTGATCGTAAGAGGCTGCTGGAAGCAAGTTTTCAGTTCGCGCGAAATCTCGGAGCATCCGTTATTGAGTTGACTGGTAATGATACGCCGAGGACAACAGCCGCCTTTATTAGAGAGAATCGAATTACACAGGCATTGGTTGGCCGCTCGGCTACGCATGGCCTTAGAAGCTATTTCTACTACCTTGCTATTCAGAAATTCATGTCAGAAGCGCCACATGTGGACCTTCATATTGTTACGCAGGAGAGCCATTGA
- the kdpA gene encoding potassium-transporting ATPase subunit KdpA: MSVNGWLQIILFIAIVVLLAKPLGIYMARVFERRKTFLDPVLLPIERLIYRMTGVQADTEMVWTEYAVATIAFSAATLFLTYAVERVQHLLPLNPQHLSAVEPILALNTAISFTTNTNWQSYTPETTMSYLTQMLGLATHNFWSAGVGIALAIAFVRGISRKETRLLGNFWVDLTRATLWVLGPISLILALALVSQGVVQNFRPYDTAKVLEVQKTVGADGKAATVATQTIAQGPVASQEAIKMLGTNGGGFFNANSAHPFENPTPLTNFLQMLAIFIIPAGLVMTLSQMVGSPRHGWAVLAAMIFLWFAGVFTCYWAESQPNLLVHGVDQHVSVLQAGGNMEGKEVRFGIANSALFATVTTDASCGAVNSMHDSFMPLGGMVPMINILLGEIVFGGVGAGLYGMLIFVILAVFIAGLMVGRTPEYLGKKIEAYDVQMSMLYILIFPLIILGFAAVSVLMPNVALTSLTNHGAHGLSEILYAYASATGNNGSAFAGLNANTHWYNYSLGVAMFFGRFMMMIPMLAVAGNLARKKIVPASAGTFPVTTSLFTILLVGVILIVGALTFFPALSLGPVLEHLLLHAGKAF, from the coding sequence ATGTCAGTTAATGGTTGGCTACAAATCATTTTATTTATTGCCATCGTTGTCTTGTTAGCGAAGCCTCTGGGCATCTACATGGCACGTGTTTTTGAGCGGCGAAAGACTTTCTTGGATCCGGTGTTGCTCCCAATAGAGCGGCTTATTTACCGGATGACGGGTGTCCAGGCCGATACTGAGATGGTATGGACAGAATATGCTGTTGCCACAATAGCGTTCAGCGCGGCTACGTTGTTTCTGACATATGCCGTTGAGCGAGTTCAGCACCTGCTTCCTCTCAATCCGCAACACTTATCAGCCGTAGAGCCCATTCTGGCACTTAATACTGCAATCTCGTTTACAACGAATACAAACTGGCAGAGTTATACCCCAGAAACGACGATGAGCTATCTCACACAGATGCTCGGACTGGCAACGCATAATTTCTGGTCTGCCGGAGTGGGCATAGCTTTGGCTATAGCGTTTGTTCGCGGTATATCTCGCAAAGAGACTAGGTTACTGGGTAACTTCTGGGTTGATTTGACTCGGGCCACTCTTTGGGTCCTGGGACCGATTTCACTGATTCTCGCTCTGGCGCTAGTCTCACAAGGAGTTGTGCAGAATTTTCGGCCATACGATACCGCCAAGGTTCTTGAAGTTCAGAAAACGGTTGGAGCAGATGGAAAAGCTGCGACCGTAGCAACCCAAACAATTGCTCAAGGCCCTGTTGCTTCTCAGGAAGCAATCAAAATGCTTGGTACAAATGGTGGTGGGTTCTTCAATGCGAATAGCGCTCACCCATTTGAGAATCCAACGCCGCTAACGAACTTCCTGCAAATGCTGGCTATATTCATTATTCCGGCTGGACTGGTAATGACACTTAGCCAAATGGTTGGATCTCCCAGGCATGGATGGGCTGTTTTGGCTGCGATGATCTTCCTGTGGTTTGCGGGGGTGTTCACATGTTACTGGGCTGAATCGCAACCAAACCTTCTGGTACATGGTGTTGATCAGCATGTTTCGGTTCTTCAGGCTGGCGGCAATATGGAGGGGAAGGAGGTTCGCTTCGGTATTGCCAACTCGGCTCTGTTTGCGACCGTCACTACGGATGCAAGCTGCGGCGCAGTGAATAGTATGCATGACAGTTTCATGCCGTTGGGTGGAATGGTGCCCATGATAAATATCCTGCTGGGCGAAATTGTGTTCGGTGGAGTTGGTGCGGGGCTTTACGGCATGCTTATCTTTGTCATCCTGGCTGTCTTTATCGCTGGATTGATGGTAGGCAGAACCCCTGAGTATCTCGGGAAAAAGATAGAGGCGTACGACGTGCAAATGTCGATGCTTTACATCCTTATCTTCCCGCTGATCATTCTTGGGTTTGCAGCAGTCTCGGTGCTAATGCCGAACGTTGCCCTAACAAGCCTTACCAATCATGGTGCTCACGGGCTAAGTGAAATTCTTTACGCTTATGCTTCAGCGACCGGGAACAATGGGTCGGCCTTTGCTGGGTTAAATGCGAACACGCATTGGTACAACTACTCACTTGGCGTCGCCATGTTTTTTGGCCGATTCATGATGATGATTCCAATGCTTGCTGTTGCAGGGAATCTTGCCCGTAAGAAGATAGTTCCTGCATCGGCTGGAACATTTCCTGTGACAACATCTCTTTTCACGATTCTTCTTGTAGGCGTGATTTTGATCGTGGGCGCTTTGACGTTCTTCCCGGCACTGTCTCTCGGACCAGTTCTTGAACATCTGCTGCTGCACGCTGGAAAAGCGTTTTGA
- a CDS encoding efflux RND transporter periplasmic adaptor subunit, with protein sequence MNPNKNFFRTLTLASLLLSAFSLQGCKKNTDADTAPLVTVQAERPEVGEISEHITADATLSPLAQAAISPKITAPVKAFYVQRGSKVKAGQLLAVLENQDLVAQAQDNKGQYNAAEAAFQMQTKAQVPEDYNKAELDVAQAKAQLHLQEEITASRKRLLDEGAIAGRDYDTAVAALVQAKSAYDVALNHLNSLQKVSRTATMQQAQGQLSSAKGKYLAAEALVSYSEIHSPISGVVTDRPLFPGETAASGSPLITVMDTSALLAKVHLSQTLAQRLHVGDSASVSIPGVDEPVPAKITLISPALDPGSTTVEVWLRIENDSNKYKAGTPVRTSITGRTVTKAIKVPMASVLTNQDGSKFVMVAGDDGTAHKKPVQVGINDGTDIQITQGLGGSETVITTGAYGLDEGTKVKIGKEDEEKPSGDKN encoded by the coding sequence GTGAATCCAAATAAAAACTTCTTTCGTACACTCACGCTAGCTTCGTTATTGCTGTCAGCCTTTTCATTGCAAGGCTGCAAAAAGAACACGGACGCCGATACGGCACCCCTGGTCACAGTTCAGGCTGAGCGCCCCGAAGTTGGCGAGATATCTGAACACATCACTGCCGACGCTACCCTCTCGCCCCTCGCGCAGGCCGCAATCTCGCCCAAAATTACGGCGCCAGTTAAGGCTTTTTATGTTCAACGTGGTTCAAAGGTTAAAGCGGGGCAGCTGCTCGCTGTCCTTGAGAATCAGGATCTCGTTGCGCAGGCTCAGGACAATAAAGGGCAATACAACGCTGCTGAAGCCGCGTTTCAGATGCAGACAAAGGCCCAGGTTCCCGAGGACTACAACAAGGCGGAATTAGATGTCGCGCAGGCAAAGGCACAACTGCATCTGCAGGAAGAGATTACTGCATCGCGCAAAAGGCTTCTCGATGAAGGCGCCATCGCAGGCAGAGACTATGACACTGCTGTAGCCGCTCTCGTCCAAGCGAAGTCGGCCTATGATGTTGCGTTGAACCATCTCAACTCATTGCAAAAAGTGAGCCGTACGGCAACAATGCAGCAGGCCCAAGGCCAGCTCTCCTCTGCAAAGGGAAAGTATTTAGCAGCAGAAGCCTTAGTGTCTTATTCCGAAATTCACAGCCCCATCTCCGGAGTTGTTACAGACAGGCCACTCTTCCCTGGCGAAACGGCTGCATCCGGCAGTCCGCTCATCACCGTTATGGACACGTCAGCACTTCTTGCAAAGGTCCATCTCTCACAAACTCTCGCTCAAAGGTTGCACGTCGGCGATTCCGCATCCGTCTCAATACCCGGTGTTGACGAGCCAGTTCCTGCAAAAATCACGCTCATCAGTCCGGCGCTTGATCCAGGAAGCACTACGGTTGAGGTTTGGCTCCGCATAGAGAATGATTCGAACAAGTACAAAGCTGGAACTCCGGTACGGACATCCATCACCGGAAGGACAGTAACAAAAGCCATAAAAGTACCGATGGCATCTGTCCTTACAAACCAAGACGGCTCCAAGTTCGTCATGGTCGCCGGAGATGACGGCACTGCTCACAAAAAGCCTGTGCAGGTAGGCATTAATGACGGAACTGATATTCAGATCACTCAGGGCCTTGGCGGCTCCGAAACAGTGATCACAACCGGCGCCTATGGTCTGGACGAAGGAACCAAAGTCAAGATCGGCAAAGAGGACGAAGAGAAGCCCAGCGGAGATAAAAATTGA
- a CDS encoding TolC family protein, which yields MLLIKKGCRWPKVRFPAVLVLSSLALLARGQEATTSPIISLSDAIHRAQQNEPVFARAIAAQQNAGINSYLAKAALLPSVVYHNQMLYTQPNGQTNQGTMTLPAFIANNAVHEYVSQASINETIGVKQLADARVASANAAVASADLEVARRGLVAAVVNLYYQVSTSETKRQLLREAYDEATTFADLTQKREASREIAHADVVKAQLQQQQRQRDLSDAVLAADKARLELGVLLFPDPRTAYTTQAPGAPPAMPTRDEVNQSAFANNPDLRSALASVQAGDAGVTSAKAGYLPDLALNFSYGIDAAQFAKYGPDGVRNLGYSISGTLDIPVWDWLSTQKRIKQSEIQRDAAKTMLTATQRRLIATLEEAYAEANTARDQLNLLDQSVHSSIESLRLTKLRYSAGESTALEVVDAQNTLLAAQIAQADGAVRYQSALAALQILTGTL from the coding sequence ATGCTGTTGATAAAAAAAGGGTGTCGCTGGCCGAAAGTTCGATTTCCAGCTGTTCTGGTTCTCTCAAGCCTCGCTCTGCTTGCTCGGGGTCAGGAGGCAACAACCAGCCCGATCATCTCTCTCTCCGATGCTATCCATCGCGCACAGCAAAATGAGCCAGTCTTCGCTCGCGCAATCGCAGCGCAACAGAATGCAGGAATTAATAGCTACCTTGCTAAGGCGGCACTTCTCCCATCGGTGGTGTATCACAACCAGATGCTATATACGCAGCCGAATGGTCAGACTAACCAGGGAACGATGACGCTCCCAGCTTTCATCGCTAATAATGCCGTTCACGAATATGTGAGCCAGGCCTCCATTAACGAAACAATCGGAGTCAAGCAGTTAGCCGATGCGCGCGTTGCGTCAGCTAACGCGGCCGTTGCATCAGCTGACCTGGAAGTAGCTCGGCGCGGATTAGTCGCTGCGGTTGTCAATCTCTACTACCAGGTATCGACTTCAGAGACCAAAAGACAACTTTTGCGTGAAGCCTATGACGAAGCCACTACCTTCGCGGACTTAACCCAAAAACGCGAGGCCAGCCGCGAGATCGCGCATGCAGATGTCGTCAAAGCTCAGCTTCAGCAGCAGCAACGCCAACGAGACCTTAGCGATGCAGTTCTAGCCGCAGACAAAGCCAGACTGGAATTAGGAGTTCTTCTCTTCCCCGATCCCCGAACCGCCTACACCACGCAAGCTCCCGGAGCGCCTCCTGCAATGCCGACGCGTGATGAAGTGAATCAGTCAGCTTTTGCCAATAATCCTGATTTACGAAGTGCACTCGCAAGCGTGCAGGCTGGCGATGCTGGGGTTACATCGGCCAAAGCCGGATACCTTCCAGATCTGGCTCTGAATTTTTCCTATGGCATCGATGCCGCACAATTTGCCAAGTATGGTCCGGATGGCGTGCGAAATCTTGGCTACTCCATCAGCGGAACACTCGATATCCCGGTATGGGACTGGCTCTCCACTCAGAAACGTATCAAGCAAAGTGAAATCCAGCGAGACGCAGCGAAAACGATGTTGACTGCTACACAGAGACGCCTGATCGCAACTCTGGAAGAAGCCTATGCCGAGGCCAACACCGCACGCGATCAGCTCAATCTGCTCGACCAGAGCGTGCACTCTTCGATCGAGAGTTTGCGACTTACAAAGCTTCGTTATTCAGCGGGCGAATCAACGGCACTGGAAGTAGTTGACGCGCAAAATACTTTGCTTGCAGCACAGATAGCCCAGGCGGATGGGGCTGTTCGCTACCAGTCAGCACTTGCAGCACTCCAAATTCTTACAGGAACACTGTGA
- a CDS encoding efflux RND transporter permease subunit, with product MDQHPANVEGHFWLVRYRGPIFFFLIVLTIAGLYAATQVPISVFPETNFPRVVIGVDNGVMPVEQMQVTVTKPIEDAVNAVPGLLTVRSTTSRGSAEVSLFFDWNVDMFRTLQLVDAALGKVRQTLPATAVITTNRLTFATFPIAGYSLTSDRLSQTQLWELATYQLKPQLNRLPGVSTVTVQGGKIPEFHIVPNMARMQTAGVTILDLVNAVDASNIVDSPGLYEANHQLILGLVGAQAHDASQLGRLAVKTSQSGVVIRIADVATVQPGVLPVYTTVTANGQDAVLLNITRQPSSNTVAVVDTVTTQIDKLRKTLPAGVKLETYYDQSELVRESIRSVRDAILTGLVLACIVLFIFLGDWTSSLVAGLVIPVTVAITILLLKSIGESFNLMTLGGLAAAIGLVIDDAIVVVENIVLHRDNGENRAIAARLALKEIAVPLLGSTITPVVVFLPLISVTGVTGSFFRALAITMTIALLTSLLLAVTWTPALSLVLLREKRDNTKASHETHGKLMSRILRWHGTGLGWSLKHPASLLGLCVVLVTGSWFTYRSLGSDLLPEMDEGGFILDYIMPAGSSLSETNRVLQHVDRILHDMPEVESTSRRTGLQMGLAAVTEANTGDITVKLKTSRDRGIDEVIADARAQIKKAEPELDIEFTQVLQDMIGDLSNAPEPIQIKVFANDPALLANLGPRIGDAISKIGGVVDIQNGIDNTISGPATNFQIDPSVAGRMGFTASEVAEDATSILDGVNAVNPLITNGRPYTIRVRLGEETRQSLDTIQNTVFNSSTGKLATLGALAQVTQLPPQNEIKRENLQQLITVTGRLEGTDLGTAIAKVQRTVSAMHFPPTVRIEYGGTYQEQQQSFRELLRVLLLSLALVFGVLLIEFRNLSAPIAILTSSILSIAGVLFGLLITRTTFNVASFMGLIMVIGIVAKNGILLLDADERYRHEGANARDAMIHAAQRRLRPILMTATAAICGMLPLAFAIGSGSQMLQPLAIAVIGGLVLSMLLSLIVTPVVYYLLTRHTVTEA from the coding sequence ATGGATCAGCATCCTGCTAACGTCGAGGGACACTTCTGGCTTGTACGCTATCGCGGCCCAATCTTCTTTTTCCTGATCGTCCTTACGATCGCCGGGCTCTATGCTGCAACGCAAGTTCCAATCTCCGTTTTTCCGGAAACGAATTTTCCACGTGTCGTCATTGGCGTCGATAACGGAGTGATGCCTGTCGAACAGATGCAGGTAACCGTAACCAAGCCCATTGAGGACGCGGTGAATGCCGTCCCTGGCTTGCTTACCGTCCGCTCAACAACAAGCAGAGGCTCAGCTGAGGTAAGCCTGTTTTTCGACTGGAACGTTGATATGTTCAGGACGCTCCAGTTAGTCGATGCTGCTCTCGGCAAGGTCCGTCAGACACTTCCTGCAACTGCCGTCATCACCACCAATCGCCTTACCTTCGCAACATTTCCAATTGCGGGCTACAGCCTCACCTCAGACCGTTTGTCACAGACCCAGCTCTGGGAGCTTGCAACATATCAGTTGAAGCCGCAACTGAATCGCCTTCCCGGCGTCAGCACGGTCACAGTGCAGGGCGGGAAGATACCTGAGTTCCATATCGTGCCAAATATGGCGCGCATGCAAACCGCTGGCGTTACCATCCTTGACCTTGTCAACGCTGTCGATGCATCCAATATTGTCGATTCCCCCGGGCTGTATGAAGCAAATCATCAGCTGATCCTCGGCCTTGTTGGCGCGCAAGCTCATGATGCAAGCCAACTAGGCCGTCTTGCGGTAAAAACTTCGCAATCTGGAGTTGTCATCAGAATCGCGGACGTTGCCACCGTTCAACCTGGAGTACTCCCTGTCTACACAACCGTTACTGCAAATGGTCAAGATGCTGTCTTGCTGAATATCACACGCCAGCCATCAAGCAACACCGTCGCCGTTGTAGATACGGTGACCACGCAGATCGACAAGCTACGAAAGACGCTCCCCGCTGGGGTTAAGCTCGAGACTTACTATGACCAATCTGAGCTTGTGCGCGAAAGCATCCGTAGCGTCCGGGATGCCATCCTCACTGGATTAGTACTCGCCTGCATCGTTCTCTTCATTTTCCTTGGTGATTGGACATCTTCGCTGGTAGCTGGTCTGGTAATACCCGTCACTGTTGCGATTACGATCCTTTTGCTGAAGTCAATCGGCGAAAGCTTCAACCTGATGACGTTAGGCGGCCTCGCTGCCGCAATAGGCCTGGTCATCGACGACGCCATTGTTGTTGTGGAGAACATTGTCCTGCACCGCGATAATGGAGAAAACCGTGCAATAGCAGCTCGCCTTGCGCTGAAAGAAATTGCTGTCCCGCTCCTCGGATCGACCATCACTCCAGTTGTCGTCTTTCTTCCGCTGATCTCAGTAACCGGCGTTACCGGTAGTTTCTTCCGAGCCCTTGCCATCACGATGACCATCGCCCTCCTCACATCACTGCTGCTTGCCGTGACGTGGACTCCAGCTTTAAGCCTTGTGCTATTGCGCGAAAAACGCGACAACACAAAAGCCAGCCATGAAACCCATGGAAAGCTGATGAGCAGGATTCTGCGCTGGCATGGAACAGGGCTCGGTTGGTCGCTCAAACATCCTGCATCGCTTCTTGGGCTATGTGTCGTCCTCGTTACAGGGAGTTGGTTTACATATCGCTCTCTGGGCTCCGACCTTCTTCCAGAAATGGATGAAGGGGGCTTTATCCTTGACTACATCATGCCCGCCGGAAGCTCCTTATCGGAGACGAACCGCGTGCTACAACATGTAGATCGCATTCTGCACGATATGCCCGAGGTCGAGAGCACATCGCGTCGCACAGGCCTCCAGATGGGCCTTGCCGCAGTAACAGAAGCCAATACAGGCGACATCACCGTCAAGCTGAAAACCTCGCGTGATCGTGGAATCGACGAGGTGATTGCAGACGCACGAGCACAGATCAAGAAAGCTGAACCTGAGTTGGACATCGAATTTACACAGGTTCTGCAGGACATGATCGGCGATCTATCCAACGCTCCAGAGCCCATCCAGATCAAAGTCTTCGCGAATGATCCTGCGCTTTTAGCCAACCTCGGCCCTCGCATCGGAGACGCTATCTCGAAAATTGGTGGCGTTGTCGATATTCAAAATGGCATCGATAATACGATCAGCGGACCCGCTACAAACTTCCAGATCGACCCAAGCGTTGCTGGGCGCATGGGCTTCACTGCAAGCGAAGTCGCCGAGGACGCCACATCCATTCTGGATGGTGTGAACGCCGTAAATCCTCTCATCACTAACGGCAGACCCTACACCATCCGTGTTCGCCTCGGCGAAGAGACTCGTCAATCTCTCGATACCATCCAGAACACTGTCTTCAATAGTTCGACGGGAAAGCTGGCGACGCTAGGCGCTCTTGCGCAAGTCACACAACTGCCGCCCCAGAATGAAATCAAGCGCGAAAATTTACAGCAACTTATCACTGTCACTGGCAGACTTGAGGGCACCGACCTCGGGACTGCGATTGCTAAAGTTCAACGAACCGTCAGCGCTATGCATTTTCCGCCGACCGTACGGATCGAATACGGTGGAACCTATCAGGAGCAACAGCAATCCTTCCGTGAACTGCTACGCGTGCTGCTGTTATCGCTGGCACTTGTCTTTGGTGTCCTTCTGATTGAGTTCCGCAACCTTTCAGCTCCCATAGCCATCCTTACGTCTTCCATCCTCTCTATTGCTGGAGTTTTGTTTGGCCTGCTCATTACGCGGACGACCTTTAACGTTGCCTCGTTCATGGGCCTCATTATGGTCATTGGAATTGTCGCAAAGAACGGTATTCTTCTCCTCGACGCCGACGAGCGATATCGCCACGAGGGCGCGAATGCCAGAGATGCCATGATCCACGCCGCTCAGCGACGCTTGCGCCCCATCCTGATGACCGCTACTGCAGCCATCTGTGGCATGTTACCGCTTGCGTTTGCCATTGGCTCCGGATCGCAGATGCTGCAGCCACTGGCAATCGCAGTCATCGGCGGCCTGGTGTTATCGATGCTGTTGAGCCTGATCGTTACTCCCGTGGTCTATTACCTGCTTACGCGGCATACTGTCACGGAAGCCTAA